Within the Nicotiana tabacum cultivar K326 chromosome 11, ASM71507v2, whole genome shotgun sequence genome, the region CCAGTCACCACCTTCCGGCACCCCCACGCACCATCTCCGTCGACCCACTGCCAACCTGCAACCACCCATCACCAAATGACCACTCCGTCCCGGCCAGCTGACCCTCTCCGTCTCGCCTGCATCGTCAACAAACACCCAAACCCCACGTCCCAAGGAGCAGTCGACCAAAAAAACCAGTCCACCAAAACCTCCGACCACCCTAAACCATCATCAAACAACCATCACCCCGTCGAGCAgcagttgttgctgctgctgctgtgtcACCTTCCCCAGCGCCACGACCAACAGCAACAACCCGTTTCACTGTCGTTTCCTCACGCCCAGCAATGGATCAAACGACCACTGAACACCGTCCAAACACCTTTGCTTCAGCTATACTGTCCAAACGCGACCACCACTGCTTCAGCGGATGTTATCGTTGTTCTTTCACTGTTGTcgtgcagtccgttgaggtcgtctttgttcgtcgaggtccggcgcgTCGAGTCCGTCCGTTGAAGTCGATATTGAGGTTCGGTCCATGGCTCTATGCGtttctgtttattcaggttagtaagcctcgatgtattggataaagaaattttacgttcaatgttcgaagttgcaatatatcaattgatatgataattttctgctcatgtttcatcgtatgcatttttgctcattttgcgttatgtgattcttgtttatttgatgtcatgtaattaagtttgactagttgttctatgacacaagtttgacgttaatttgttcgtccttTACTTCGCTTAGCTCATtcaaaattttttattattagtacatgttatTACTACTCCCGAAATACTCGTTCGCTAAAACTCTTTTTATTAAACctctaacaagttatgagattttagttgtaaagaagctgtaaggtttagtatggttaaaagcgtaaaaatggcatccctttaaaaatataaaaaaaaatataaataataaataataataataaaaaataaaatgagacgagcctcgccaaataaaagggacaaattgcggggccctcacaaaatatatgtattaaatacttagattccgggatgggccatttaacaaatttcacggccctccccaaaaataataatgcgttggttgctttaggcgcgtcttaataatgtatctccctaaactcgggtgcacatttatgtgacccaaatccaaatctcaatggaatcgaaatgtgtctctaatcacgggtacattgactgtgacgtggtatgagatgcatttccatgacgttgcaaattttttttaatgaatgagacgagcctcgccaagtaaaaatgcaaattgcggggccctcaataattagtcataataaatacttagaatttgggatgagccgtttagtgAAGTTCACTGtcttccctaaagataataacgcgttagcctctttagacgcgatttaattaaatcactttcttaaactcgggtgcgcatttcatgcgacccaaatccaaatcctaaaacatcaaataaaatatgtttcggattgtgggtgcatttcatgtgacacagtccaaagatatgttttaagcgatgttcacattcctaaaaaataatgataataaagcggtaaaagataaaatttgcacatggttcataattgtataaaaaatcagataaataagccgaatataacagttgagcgaccgtgctagaaccacggaactcgggaatgcctaacaccttctcccgggttaacaaaattccttatccggatttctggtacgcagactgtaatatggagtcattcttctttcctcgattcgggattaaaattggcgacttgggacaccctaaatctcccaagtggcgactctgaaataaataaacaaatcccgtttcgattgtcctttaattggaaaaaactctcctgcgccccctcgggtgcggaaaaaggaggtgtgacaaccggaaaacgccaaaattccaactttgccaattcaagcctaaatctactctgggcCTCCAAAACCcgttctgatcatgctcctaagtcccaaatcatctcccgaagctatccaaaccctcaaaaaattcacatccgagccctatttcacataagtcaacatcttgttgactttttcaacttaaactcactcaaaagagactaagtgtctcaaacttcgccaaaaccttttcgaacccgagccaaccaatccgataacacataataccgataaacaaagaaataagaagGAGAAATAGGGGAAactgagcggtaactcatgagacgacctGCCGGGTCATTACAGAACACAAAGAACAAATATTCCTTCCTCCAAAATTACTTTTCGTGAACATAGAGGAATagacgcgaatgcgaaggagaAAACTAGATGATAGATTCAGCAGTtccaaaatagaagaaaatggctGTAACctattcgaaacacacccgagaccccatctaaatacaccaacaagtttcataacctaacacggactcgctcgaggtttcaagtctaatcaaacaacgtcgaaactacgaatcgcactatgaatcgaacttatgaactttcaaatcttccaacttctaaaactcgcgccaaaacctatcaattcaatcTGAAataacgccaaattttgcagacaagtcttaaatgatacaacggagttgttccaactttcggaatcgcattccgaccccgatatcaccaaagtcaactattggtcaaacttctccatcttccaaacttcaactcttccaactttcgCCTAAATACTTCGATttacctacagacctccaaatccaaattcggacgcGCGCCCAAGTCCAAGatcaccatacgaaactgttgaaatcatccaaaactcattctagAGTCGATTACACAAAAATTAAATACCGGTCAACTCTAACCTCATAAGTTTCAAAAACTATAATCCTTTTTCCATTTGACTCTGAATCCTCCGGTAACTAAACTCGATCATGTACGCAAGTAATAACACATATTACGAAGCTACTCAAGATCTTATGCCGCTTAACggaacttaaattctcaaaacgatcggccgagtTGTTACACTTGCTTGACGTGGATGATACTTCATATTCCATGTCAGTTTTTATATTGTATCTACTAAAAATACTTATTATATACTATTTTCTTTAAGAAAATTAATGCCCCATCTCATCTCGCTTCTCTCAAATTAGGGATGCCTTGTGCTTAGTAGTGCACATATTTCTTCTTCCTTGTCCGTCTCATATCCCTTCTCAGTCTCACCATTATGTCGATGAATAGTTATTTAGGTATTTTTAATTAGGTAGATCAATTCTGCGTCGTTCTTAGCAACTGCTACCAAGGTATTGCCGGAGTCAGATATTGGGGGAGGGGGGATGAGAAAGAAGAAGCTGGGTTGGGGGTTTCACGACCAAAAAAGGTCAAAATTAAatgtaaacaaaagaaaataagtaTTGATAGCAGAAATGGCCACTTTTAAGGGATCTTCAGAGattgtgttttctttttttttttaagaagaaattggggggggggggagaagaAGGGGAAAAAATGAAAAGGGAGGGGGCAGTGGGGAAGAAAAAGAAGCGTACAGGGTGAAATAACGAAAAGGGAGAGGGGGTGGGGGGTAGGGGAGCCAGtagaaaatataaattaaatgggAGTGGGGTGCGAGGTACAGCAGAAAGAGACAATATcactttgcttttttttttttaaatacttattttatcttttttttttaattttattttttattcttattttaatatttttttttcttcttattttatatTTCGTCTTCAAAATCTTTATATGCACGCTCGTTGTCCCCGTGAATTACACACACTTTGTCCAATTCAACTATTTTATTGTCGCATGTGCTTGGTCAACAGTCAGAGGAGTTTAAAATATAGACTTTGATcaagttaaagtgtttggataaaaACAAGTGAAGTAGGAGGACCAGAATATCAAATCGGAACAAGTACAAGGGTTTAGTAGGCTATTATGCCAAGAATAGACGAATGACTTGTTTTTAACTTCAATTCATCAATGcaactcaaaataaaatttataacatcaatatattttatttacttttaagAAATGTCCATAAAATgatctatttttcttttccttataaAGGCCCAGAAATAACTTGTTTACGTGTTATTGGAAAGCGCATTAACAAATAACacacaacaacaatccagtaaaatttcactcaatgggtctggggaggataaagtgtacgcagactttacccctatcCCAGAGGGGATAAAGAGTTTGTTTGCGGGAGACCCTTGGCTCTAAGACAACAAAACCTGAAAAAATAATATCGAATAAAAATATATGAGCTTTTTAAATGTTGACTTGTGATGAAAAAAGAACAAAGATTGTAAAAATTAACCAATATATGATAGGAAAGTGAGGATACTGTTAGAATCAAGATTAATATCAACAAAATGTATCCTTTATGATAGTCATATTAAATATTACATCTCAAATATTGAGAAATTCCCGATAGGAACTAAGGAGGGCATGCCCCTTTAGTGGACTTTATGTGACGGAATTCGGATTAATcgaattaataatatataaatggtTTTACCAGACAAAAAGAAATATTACAAATGAAGAAAGGATCGCGATCATGCTAgaatgtataaataataaatacattATGTTGATTTGATCGATATTTTTGCTTGTTCAATATCAAAAGCCGACTTGATTTAGTTTTTAGTTTCTCTTCAACACCCTTATATTCGTTTAACCAGTAtaagcggggggggggggggggggaggtagGACGAAATCTTGTTTTACTATGAAAAAAAAGGAAGGGAAGTCTTGCTTTCCCTCCAAAGTAGGAGGAGATTATAATTTAATCCAAGTCATCCTTCATTTTACACCGTTGATTGACTAGAACATCAAACGGCTGAAACTCACGATCCGCGTCATCCCAAATTAACCAATCAATAGGTCGCCCCAGCTTCTTATATAATAAATCTCTTTACACCATTCCCTTCACACAATTCGAACTCAAAATCCCTCCGATTTCCTACAAACTTTGCTAATCTCCTCTTACATTCCTCAAATCTTGTTGAAATGGCACCAAAGGCTGAGAAAAAACCCGCAGAGAAAAAACCAGCTGCCGAAAAAGCCCCCACCGCCGAGAAATCATCAAAGGCCGGCAAAAAGCTCCCGAAGGACGGCGCCGCTGCTGCCGGagacaagaagaagaagagggcaAAGAAGTCAATTGAGACTTACAAGATCTACATTTTCAAGGTGCTGAAACAGGTTCACCCTGATATTGGAATTTCAAGCAAAGCTATGGGTATCATGAACAGTTTCATCAACGatatcttcgagaaacttgctcAGGAATCTTCTAGATTGGCCCGTTACAACAAGAAGCCTACGATTACTTCTCGGGAGATTCAGACTGCTGTGAGACTTGTACTTCCTGGTGAATTGGCGAAGCATGCTGTTTCTGAGGGTACTAAGGCTGTTACCAAATTCACCAGCTCTTGAAAGTTGATaggtttttgttgttttttccttTTGGTTTCTGTTGCGTTTATGAGTTCAATTAGAGTTTGGTGATGTAAAGAAGAACTTTTGGTGTAATGTTTTACAGTTCTGCATCTGTAGCAAAATTGGAAGTTATGTTAatttttaaattgaaattgtcTTGATAAAAttaattggtatggttagatttgTCAGTGGCTATCAAATGATGATAGTTATGTTTTCTCATTCAAATTCAGTTGCCATTTTAGTGTTAGTCACAATATTGAGTTGCTCAGTCTAacattatttatttgttaattactATTCTATCTCAATCTGTTATCTTAATCATCTTCCCTCAAGTGATTTCTTAATTTTGGTAATTATGCGTTTTGCTAGAACGTGATTGGTTTTCAAATgattttattagtattaaatattaattattgaaTTCTTTAGTTTCATCATTAGATACTTTGGTGCTGTCTCAGATAATTGCAATCTGTCCGCAATATAAATCTGCTATAAGTGTGGCTCATTAAGTTTTACTATTGAAAATTTTTCCCAATTGACAAAGTAGTATTGACACGTTTTCATTAAATTCAATTTTTGAGTAGCCTCTTCAGATGTCCCGATCATTCAGCAATTATACTACACAAAATGTAATGATTCTGTTAAACCTCACAATGACATTTAATTTTTCTTCACAATAAGATCGGTCATGGAGGAAGATTAattttagagcccgtttggccaaaatgtcaaactctgcttattttaaaaatagtttatGTTTGGTCAATTCATTTAAGAAGTACTTTTTGCAACGTCTGGTAAACAAATTGTGTTTGTCAATCTTcctaaaaagtgcttttgagtgtCAAATTACCAAAAAGAATAGTACCAAggtcttattattattttaaagagaaaaataaacttaaatatttattgtaagagattttttattttatttaattaaaatataaaatataatgtaAACAAACATAATAAAGATTTAACTCAATTTTACATATATAGTTATACCAAAATACATAATATTATCTAATATAATTACTTATTGTTGCATAATGATTTGAATAATCAAAATACATCATTTCGCATGAATTAGAAGTCTATTCcacaaattattatatatttataatctaccatgaaataataagtaaagataatatttttcaacaatttcaTCTCTTCTTCTATCACATAATGCCTCCATAGTAGTAGACTTGTCTTGCATTTCTAAAGAAATATCAGAAGACCCACCTCCTTCCTATGTCTGTGTAGTAATGTCTTCATTAGCATAATAGTTGAATTCCTTATCGGTAGAAAAATATCGTCGGATAAAATTATGTATAGTCATGGTAGTTATAACTAGATGATTCTAAGTGacaaacttgaaataatatgaCATTGagcgtaaaataaaaataattttgaagagtaactaattattagcAATACATAatgtataattttatttttttaaaatttaaatcagAAAGTAATTATTACATAACCTAACCAACTTTGTTGTAAATTGCATGGCGGCCTATTGTGaactgccacttggcttaatgtggatgttttttcttcatcttttaataatatatatatgcgATGAAGTTGTAAATTTATTACCTATTTGTAGGTAATTTTCACAAATTAAATTTTACAATTGTTTTAAAGATTCGAGAACTAATAGTCTATAACagaagaaattataaataaatatttgtagGAAGAGAATTGATAATCCAAAAAAGGATGTAGATAATTTGCTTTAGtgtgaagaaagaagaagataatTTGAAAAGTTACAAGACATTAcaccccaaaaaatcaaaaacaagaaaagtcaATAAAGAATTTGGAAAGTTACAATATGATTCATGTATAACATATCTTTAAATTTAAGAGAATGATAAAAATCAGAAACAAAtatggaaaaaaaaaaacttaaattagTAAGAGATAATTTGAAAAGCATAAATTTTAAGGTGAGGATAGTTTTatcttaaataaattaattttctgtttttgctTCTTTTCAAAAGCAGAAAAATTACTTCTGCTATTGgctaaaagtacttttttatcTTGGTCAAACAGCTTAAACTTTTTTAAAAGTacctttttggggaaaaaaatacttttggcctcCCAGAAGCTTGGCCAAAAGAGGCTCTTAATGTTTCGAAATAGCACAAGATAAAAGATTACAAGCTTATAGCCCGTTTTATTAAAGAACAAAGCAATCAACCATCACGACAATATTTGGGTCAGCATATGGGTCGCTAAATTAAGTTCCGTGTACTGTTCAATAAATTaaaattgcttttttttttccttcctatTTTTTGGAAGATCAATAAGTACATTTTATGAATCGCCTTTAATTTTCCTATCATTGACTTTTCAATTGGTGAGTTTGATTAATTGTCTATAgtgtttaatttaatttatttggttATAGTTGTAAACATGCAAAATTTGTtggatttaaattcaataaaataatttggacttcattttaaatatattagtccAAAAAAATATTATGTGCTAATATAATTGGTTTAATGTAACACCTCAAACTTTAGACAAAGTCCCATATCGGTAAAAACACGAGAGGAATTCtaggtatataagttaacaagccttaaACCCTAGTGATATgttttaaacccgtgagggccTAGGCACAGAGcagacaatatcactagcgggttGGACTGTTATAGATGGTATCATAGCCACTTTTGTGTCAGCCTTGCCGATGGTGGGTCAGAATTCAACCGAGTTTAGGCAAATCCCAGTTAGGTGGGGCAAACCTCAGTGTTAAGTCTAGGCGAATCTCATGCAGTGAAACAAAACTCATCGAGGACACTGAGTCCATTAGAGTAGGTGTATGTAACATCCCATACTTTAGACAACATCCCACATCGGCAAAAACACAAGAGGAAttatgggtatataagttaacaagtcaTAGACCCTAGTAACGcgttttaaacccgtgagggcctaggcccaaagcggacaataaCACTAACGGGCTGGGTTGTTACATTTAATTAGTTAAGTCCAATAAATATTTACTGTGCTAACTCATTTAGCTTGGCTACAAGTGATGAGCCAACTTCATTAGGTCCAATatatcatcttcctagaggcccagtttggtgccacgtgtcgtCGTGGCTTGCCAAGTCAAATGGAAGAGCCGATAGGATCATGCCATGTGTCAACATGACAAGGCATGCAAGTCAAATAAAAGTCCCATGCAACTATGCCACATGTGTAAATGACATGTCTTGTGGATCAGACGTCGCAAATTTCTCCATAAgattcaagtttcaagttcaagttcaagctaAATAACGAAGAATAAATCAAGgctcaaggagtacgagttcaaatctaAGTTTGTGCTAGTtcaattcaagatcatcgttcgtggaaaACAAGcataaattcaagatcaagctcgaaAGCCCTTGAATTTATATTAGAAAAGAAGAATCACaagattcatagagattgtaaactcgtattatttgaaatcaaatactacgattgttgcattATTTTTCAATTTAGATTATATTTTGTTGAATTTATTGTCTATAATAATCATTGAACTTTACCTCTTGTATTAGTAAATTCACAAAgttaatttactgcacttttaaGATCATTGAATTTATTCTTTATATTGTCAAGTCACAAAACTATTTTTATATCTTTAAATCACTAAATTAGAGTTTTTTGCATTTTGCCGTATGATAAGTTTTATTCTTTGGAGCTTGGATTGACGCGGAATAAGGAAATCAAAATCTAATATTAAATGCCTCGCACTTACATTATAAATGTAGATGCTAAAACCCCTTAATTAAACGAATAGGCACTGACAACGTATAATGAAATTATTGTCAATATAAACGAGATAAATGAACGAATTAACAAGGTCTGGTATATGAGCTTGTTTgagtaaaaatcagaaatagtcAAATTTATGGCTGGTAATTGAAAATAGCAAttgtttcaaaagtaattgaaatttagtaattttttcacgtaaagataaaatctgaataAAATACCCtttaaaattcgaaaaaatttCAATGTAATATGTTAGAGTTCAATTTTTTACATAAAAGATTCCAGCAACATAACATGCTAGAAGTTTATACGCAGGAGTTCCATAATCTAACATATTATGCTGAGAACTTTCCGTGTGCtgaaattccaacataatatgctcgCCTAAGTGGAATTTTACTCACTATAACGAGTTATTGAAAATATAATTTCTAAGATCTATTTTGAATTAAGAATTTCAAACTATGAattaaatatttcatttttcatatgtAAGTTCCGATCTTTTGAAGTTTACAAGCGGCAaacccaaaaaaatatatatatatattacttggCGAAAACATTAGGAGCGTGTAGAGTTAGAATTGTAGTTTATGTAATAGTTTCTTTGGTTTATTAAATATTACCTTGACATATTGAAATATGTAAATAAGGGTAAATTTTGGAAAAtcaaaattaattccttcttgattatgtCAATGGACATTTATTTTGGATcaaaataaaaagttaaaataGTCACTTATTGACttagggatggcaatggggcgggTGCGGGTTGTGGCGGGTTTACTCTTATGCGGGTGCGGGGCGGGGCgagttaaaataatttttaaaattttgaaagcgATGTGGGGCGGGTTGCGAGTTTAATGCGGGGCAACTTTGAATTTTATCTTTTTTGAAACAAAGCAATCATTTAAACTACAATTCATATCTTTCTTCATTAGCACGAATACTATTttgatttataattaattaatttgcaTAAGTCTCACAAAAGTGATATTACATAAGTCAAGATATCGTATTAGTAATAGGAAATGATAGTAACCCATTTATTTTAGAAGATCAGCGTAATACTCTCTCAGTTTTATGTTTATGTGATTCTATTAAACTCgtcattttataaaataataaaatctcaaactagtttgttttagaaaaaaaattagagaaaaaagaaaaaaaaagtgggGTGGGATGGGTTGAAAACTGAAAAATAACTGTGCGAAGCGGGACGTGCCGGATTGAAATTTTTGTGAGTTTTACCCCAGCCGCCCTATTGTCATCCCTAGTTATTGTGGACATGGAGTATTTGAATTGCCAAGGAAATTAGTTTTTTATTCTACCAATTTATTTTTATGACTTAATGTTCTCGTAGCCCGAGAGACTAGTTTTTATTGGAAACAACATTCAAATCAAACGCACTGCAAAGAAATAACCATACGAACTTTTATACTATGATTATAATACGAGATTTgtgtttattaaatatttttgtggTAGATGCTTTggtataataaaaaaaatatgtgttTATTTAGGTTTACACTAGTTAATTTGGTTATTGTCAATACTATGCATTCTTAAAGGCTATAAAAGAAGAATTTTGGAGACAGTACCTTCATCATATGACTTTTTATCCTAGAATTAGCTAGCCTCACAATTGTTATCTTGCAATAAATATGAGTGTGAATATAATACTCCAATATCTCTTATTTTATCTGAAATTAATTGATTGAGAGGATAATTTAATCTATAttttttatactatattaaaagtacgaaatcTCCATCAAGATATTGTTCTTTTTTTTTACCCTTCGTAAGTAAATTTAACGTTGGAAAATTGTAATTACAAACACTAACAGacaaaatttgaaagaaaaattaaaaagtgcCGTTTTATTGCCTTTTTTTTTGTTGAGTGCAACTTTTCTTTATTAAAGTTTAAGATTCTGCAACTAATTAGGATTCATTATAGGTTTAAGAATTTGTTGGCAATTAAATTTTATTGCCGTGTCTTTTGTTTATTTAGGTTTAGGTTCTTTTCTATGTTTAGACTTTAGATTTAGGGTTCGGTAAttttttcgggggggggggggagagggaACCATAAAATTGTATTTAGGGTTATTGACGTTTTTTTTTTGGTACAAAagataatatttatatatatttaagtaCCGCGTACAGAGAGTGGCTGGTATAGCCTTCTATTACAAGTGACTTTAGTGCCATACTGTAATAAGCTACTACTAGACGAAGCTACAGTAGTAGTATTATGTATTAAGCTATGCCTACTCAAGTTGTTCATACATATTATGTAAGataaaatcaatttatttaacCCAATTCAAGTACAATTAGTACAAAAAAGGtgaacaatataagaaaaattggTTCTTTCCTTTCATTGTTAGAactattttagaaaatatttacgAGTTACGTTCTATCATCAACTAATTTTATGTTACTTCTAAGCAAAATACAGATCATGTTTATATgaaatattttcccttctaaaATACAGACGATACACATAAAAAATGTGGAAATACAAGATGCCACCATTAAAAATGAAGTTAttgaaataaaaatctttttatGTCCTCCAATCATATTATGTAGTCTCTACTGATTCTAATTAATTGAATCTGCACATCACCGGCTGTGTTCTATTGAATTTTACTATATATCATCAGAAACATGTATTACATAATTTGATATCACAAGCCTCTTAGCGAACTGTtattcgtcttttttaccctttaaaattagATTTATGACATTCGACATAGtaattgaattatttttctaatatttatgaCTTTGAAATGTATTAAACTTttattattaaatctttcctgattcgaaatacataaaaaaaaaaaaaaaaaaaaccttaatATTGGGGTAAAGGCAGTCATATTTGGTATTTAGTGattcctgcaaacattgagatTTAGTGAAGAAAGCTTCCTTTTAGATACTTGGGCATTCCGTTAGACTCAAAAAAGCTAACTATTACTCAGTACTTGCCTCTAGTTGAGAAGATAGCAACAAAGGTTACCTGTTGGTCAGCAAAGCTTTTATCCTATGCAGG harbors:
- the LOC107802330 gene encoding histone H2B, yielding MAPKAEKKPAEKKPAAEKAPTAEKSSKAGKKLPKDGAAAAGDKKKKRAKKSIETYKIYIFKVLKQVHPDIGISSKAMGIMNSFINDIFEKLAQESSRLARYNKKPTITSREIQTAVRLVLPGELAKHAVSEGTKAVTKFTSS